TTTTCCTTAAAAAGAAAACTAATAAAAAAACTAATGAAGAATTATGAAAGAAATATGCTACCAGTATAAAAATAAAAAATAGTAAGTTCTTATTTCTCATTAAATAAATAAATGCGAATATGGTTAAGGATATTGCCATTGTCTGCCTTAGACCGGTCATTGTCATAGCAAAGATTCCGATTGTTACATGCAAATAAAAACTCATTAGTATATTCTTAGAATGGAGGCGGTACAAAGTAGAAACAGAAATTACAACAATAGCTGAAATAATTCCTAGATATGATTGAAAACTTAAGTCGAGTTTTTTTATTACAAAATTAAAATACGAATATCCGAGTTCTGTTGGTCTTAATAGATATTCTAAATAGTATTTTGCATTTTCATATTCATTAGAATACGCAAGAGTATCAGTTCCTACTGTCTCCCCTTTTAAAGCCATTACTAAAAACAAGCTAACGCCTGCAGAAATGGTAAATAATTTACTGTTATATTTTAAACTTAGCCGACTATTTACATTAACAAGAAAAGCAATAAATCCCCAATATGACAAAAGAGTCATATACACAATCATAGAACCACCCAATTTTCTACAGTATTAACCTAACATCATCAACCCAATTTTCTATATTAAAAGTATCCGAATTAAAACAATACTCTTTCATCCCTTCGATTTGTTCCTGTTTCAAGGATAAAATCATAATAAATTTATCTAAATCAATATTTTCCTTATTTATATCTAGGAAATATCCATTCTTTCCTTCAACAAGGTATTTCTGAAGATCACTAGTATTTGTTGCTATTACAGGCACACCACAAGTTATACTTTCAGTGAACTTTGTTGGAAATCCAGCCTTAGTTGTCCTATTATCATCTCTAATTAGCAAAGAAAAGTCAGCTTGATTTACCATTTTCTGTACATCAGAATTACTTCTTCTACCATGAAATATTATTTGATTTTCTAGTTCATTTAACATTTGAGAATCGTCTGGTAATACTTCTAAATATTGTTCTTTTGTAATGCCGTAAATATCAAAATGAAAATTAATAATCCCTTTCTTAAAAGATTTATACAATAGTAATATTGCAAGATCTAATCTATCCTTTGCCAATTTTCTATTTTTTAAAGGTTTTCCCAATCTAAAAGGAACACCCGCATAAATTAATTTTATAATATGGTTATTTTCATATCCTTTTACATAATTTGAATGATTCTTCAATTTAGAATTAATTAGTGTAGGTATTACAATTGTGTTTTTACCATTATAATATTGAGCCAAATAATCACTTACTACGATTAGTGAATCAACCTTCCTATTTATGACCTTCATTCTAATGGTTGTATCTAAGTATTTTAAAGTTTTGAAAAATATATTCCCTTCATTTCCTCCATACCACTCTGAACAATCTGATATTATTTTTATCTTGTTTTTCTTGCAATATCTTCTTATTCTTTCAAAAGCAACAGATTGATAGTTATAGCAGATAACAGCTTCTATATCATTGTATTTACTAACAACCTTAGAAAAGAGGTCAGTACTAGTTAAATACTTCATCCATTCCTTGTTATTTTTAGGATAAGGTACGCCCCAACATGTAAACCCTTCATATTCTTGTTTACTAATTTTTATATCATCATCAAAGGTAATATTTTTATCTATTCCAATTAAAACAATAGAATACCCAGATTTCCTTAATATTTTTGCATTTGCCATTACTCTATTTGCAGCTGCATTTTTGTCAGGAAGCTCAAAACCTCCAATGTAAATAATTGTCCCTTTCCTCATTTAAGTTAAATCTCCTTTTATTTAGGAAGTTTATATAAGTTAATTATTTATTTTCTTTTCCTTATATTTTTGATTAATAAAAATCCTATTTAATATTGACTCATTACTAGTTCTAGCAATTAGCTAATTTGTTTAATTCTACTAATATATGCTTGTACAACTATATTTCTATCAAATTCTTTTTCAATCTTCAATCTGGAATTCAATCCCATTCGGGCTCTATCTTCATAAGAAAGATTAATAAATTTCTCAATCTTATCAACTAAATGGTTGGTGTCTTTAGGTGCAAAAGTATAGCCATTATATGATTCTTCTATTGTCTCTCTGCATCCAGGAATATTGGAGGCAATTAAAACTCTACCTGTTGCAGCTGTTTCAAGTAAAACATTTGATAATCCTTCCCCACCATGGGAAGGTTGAATTATACAATGTGCTTCCTCAATAAAAGGTCTCACATTAGATTGATAACCATAATAGTTTATATACCCCTCTTTTTCATAGAGGGTAATTTTATCATTATAATGCGGTTGTGATTTTTCGACATAACCTATTAAATTAAATCTAGTATTAGGATATTTATCTTTTATTATTTTCGCAGCTTCTAAATACTGGTCGATTCCTTTGTCCTTCATTATTCTACCAATAAAAATAAATGTTAATATATTATCATTTGGAAATTCGCGAAAGGTATATTCTTTTAAATTTACTCCTGAACCTGGTATTAGCATATAATTGCCTTTTATAATGTTACCTTCTAAAAGAGTACTCATATCTGCTGTATTTTGAAAAAATACAGTATAAGATTTTTTTAAGCTCAATTTATACATAAATGCTAGAAATGACTTTAATAGTGACTTTTTACTAAAACCACTTCCCAAACCTGTAATTGTATTAATACAAGGGATATTTAACAATCTACAAGCCACCCCCCCATAAAGGTTGGGTTTAATTGTGTATGCCAATACCACATCTGGTTTAACCATGATAAGGATTCGAATATAGTGCAATATTAGCTTAAAATCAGTAATCGGATTTGTGCCTCTTCCATCTACATTTGTTTCTATAAACTTACATCCCCAGTCAACCATTTTTGGCACTTTATCATCATCTTTAGGCAAAGAGATGAAAACCTCATATCCATTTTTCAATAATTCTTTAACAAATTCTTTGCGAAAGTTATATATAACGAACCCATGATTTCCTAACAATAGTACTTTTTTCATCCTAGAGATTTTAATCACCCATCTTTTCACTCAATAATATCTAATAAATTATGAACTCTACTTTACTAATTATCCATTTATTAAGGTAGTAACCTCTCTTTTGTATCGGAGTTGTTATGTTTAACTTTATGGACCCCTTCCTTAACACCATCTGATTTCAAAACCTTTATTATAGTTAATAAAAAAATTTTAAAATCTAATAGAAAAGATATGTTTTTTACATATTCTCCGTCTAGAGATGCCTTTTCTTTAAACGAGACAAGGTCTCTACCACTTATCTGTGCTAGTCCTGTTAACCCTGGCTTTATGCTATAAACGCCGTTTTTATCTCTTTCCATATATAAGTCATATTCTTTCTTGATTATAGGTCTTGGCCCTATAATACTCATTTCACCTTTTATAATATTAATGATTTGAGGAAGTTCATCTAAACTTGTTTTTCGCAAAAATTTCCCAACTTTTGTAATGTAGGTATCAGGATTTTCCAGCATCCATGTAGGACTATTCTTTGGTGCATCAGTTCTCATTGTTCTGAACTTATATATATAAAATTGTACTTTATTTGTCCCAACTCGCAGTTGTTTAAACAATATCGGACCTTTTGAATCAAACTTTATAAATATAATAATTAATAAAAAAACCGGTGATAATAACAGTAAACCTGTAATCGAAAGAATTAGATCAATTATTCTTTTTATATACCTTTTATAAATCATTAAATCGCCGCCCCAAAATAACATAAAAATATTAAGGTGTATCAATTATAATAGTTACTTCAATCTAAATTGTGGCTATAGAATTCAAAGTATTCCATTTGACCTTTTCTGTTTCTACTAGTTTATCCATTAATTCTAGAAGGTCATTTCTAAGAGTAGGGTCTTGTAAAGCAAATTCAATGGTAGTCTTTACAAAGCCAAATTTTTCGCCAACATCATAACGCTTTCCTTCGAAATCATATGCAAATACTTTTTGAATTTCATTTAGCTTCTGAATAGCGTCTGTTAATTGGACTTCCCCACCAGCTCCTTTTTCCTGACGGTCTAGAAACATAAAAATTTCTGGAGTTAATATATATCTACCCATAATTGCTAGGTTAGATGGTGCAGTACCTGGTTTTGGTTTTTCTACAAAGTTGCTAACCTGATAACGTCGTCCTTCTTGTGAAGATGGATCGATAATCCCATAACGATGTGTATCAGAATCTACCACTGTCTGAACTCCAATTACCGAAGAGAAAGTATCCTCATATTGATTGATTAACTGTTTTAAGCATGGCGTATCACTTTGAACAATATCATCACCTAATAAAACAGCAAATGGTTCATTTCCAATAAAGTTACGGGCACACCAAACGGCATGTCCAAGTCCTTTTGGTTCTTTTTGACGAATATAGTGGATATCTGCTAGATTTGTAGCATATTTCACTTTATCTAAAATATCGAATTTTTCCTTTTCTATTAGATTCTGTTCAAGCTCCATTGCATTGTCAAAATGATCCTCGATTGCTCTTTTCCCTTTACCAGTAACAATAATGATATCCTCAATACCGGAAGCAACAGCTTCTTCTACTATATACTGGATAGTAGGCTTATCTACAATTGGCAGCATTTCCTTTGGCATTGCCTTTGTTGCCGGTAAAAATCTTGTTCCCAGTCCAGCAGCGGGAATAATTGCCTTTCTAACTCTTTGCACTATTTGTTCCCCCCTCTTTTATTTTTATCGTTTATATAAACATTTTTCAAAAAAATAAATACTTAATGGAAATTCAAGCATTAACGTGAGCTTAACCTTTCATTAAGTATCTATTGTTTTTTATAGTCTAGCATCTAACTCGTCCTCACATCATGCTTTTGACAATATGCTTCAAGGAAGGGAAGAGATTTCTCCTCCCCCACAGCCAGATCGAGTGCTCCCATGGATATCGGACAGGAAACCTCGCCGTTCAGGTTTTATGCCTGATAAATGTACGGTCATTGCTGATCAGCCCTATCGACTTATTACCTTAAAATAGGTTGAATAACTTTTTCCTTTTAATACGTTCTGGGTCTTCTTTGTAAACTTCCTTACCCTCTAAGGCAAGAGCAGCATTTTCTTCAAAGTAGTAGACCATATCGATCCCATACTTTTTATTAATAGTGCTCAAGGCTTCTCTCATTTTACAAGTACGGCTTGTGATATTATGAGCATCAGATGCAATAAAATGAGTTAAGTTTGCTTCAATCATTTGAAATGAAAAGTTCTTGATTTTCTTGCCAAAGTCTCCACATACACTAGATGCTGTGACTTGAGTCAATGCACCTTTTTCAACTAACTTGTAGATCACATCTGGTCTTTCAATAATCTCCTGATTCCGTTCAGGATGAACTATTACTGGTACTAGACCTTTCATTTGCAGGTCATAAAATAACTTTTCAGTATACCTCGGCACATGGTTCGATGGAAATTCTACAAGGACATACGGAGTATGATTCACAGTGAGGATGTCTCCTAGCTCGTATCCTTCGAGCATTTCGCCATGAATTCGTACTTCTTGCCCCGGTATGATCTCTAAATCTAGCTTCTCTAAGCGAATGGCCTCATTTAATTCTTTCACTCTATCAATAATAAGCTGCTTTGGATTCTCATAGCGGCTATTCATATGATGTGGCGTCGCCACAATAGTATGAATTCCTTGTTCAACAGCCTTTTTCGCCATATTTATACTATCAGAAAGAGACTGCGCCCCATCATCAACACCCGGTAATATATGACAATGTATATCAATCATGGACAACACTCTCTTCTTTAAAATACTATTGTTAGTTTTCATTATTTGTTATTTCGGTTAACTTTTTGTTCCGTAATAATAGTAGTAATCATTACTTTTCATTTCTTTATTATTCAGAACTACACCCAACATCTTACTTTGGGCATTTACTAGCAATTCTTTCGCTTTTTTTGCAGGTTCAATTTCAGTTTTGCCACTAGAGACTACAAAAATTGATCCATCCACCTTATTCGCAATAATCTGCGGGTCTGCAACCGCTAATAGTGGCGGTGTATCAAAGATGACATAATCAAATAGTTCTTTTGCTTCTTCAATGAATTGTTCCATAGATTTTGAGCTCAAAAGCTCCGCTGGGTTTGGTGGAATCGGTCCGCTTGTTAGAATATATAAATCCTTCTCTTCTGTTTCATGGACCGTTTTTATAAGTGTTGCTTGCTTGGTTAACACGGTTGTAAAACCAAATAAGTTATTAATTCCGAACGTACGATGAGCAGTCGGTTTACGAAGGTCAGCATCTACTAGCAATACCTTTTTTCCAAGCTGAGCAAAGACAACAGCTAGGTTTGCTGCCGAAGTTGACTTTCCTTCACCGGGTCCTGAAGAAGTAACCATGATCGTATGGATCTCATTATCAATAGAGGAATATTGAATGTTCGTTCGAATCGTTCTGTATTGCTCTGAAATCGGCGACTTCGGATCTAATGAAGCTATTAGCTTCCTAGCTGGATCTATTATTCTTACCGTTTTATTTTTCTTAAACGCCAACACTCTCACCTCTTCCTGTCGCTCTGTTTTTTGCAGTTCTACGTTTTTTTAATTCTTCCATTTTTTGGTTATCCATTGTTGCGATTACTCCTAGAACTGGAAGACCTAATATCTTTTCAATATCCTGTTCAGTTTTTACAGTGTTATCGAAGTATTCAAGTAAAAACGCAAGACCTACGGATGCCATAAAACCTACAACAATTGCAATAGCCACATTTAATAATGGCTGCGGTTTGATTGGTGATTGTTTCTCTGCTACAGTAGCTTTTGCAAGAACACTAACATTATCTACATTCATAATCTTTGATATTTCAGCTTGGAAAACTTCAGCCGTTTTATTAGCAATATTTGCAGCCGTTTTAGCACTTTCATCTTGAACGGAAATGTTAACAACCTGGGAATCCTTTTCGCTACCTACAGTGATTTTTTCATTTAATTGTGTAGCAGTAATATCTAGCTTTAATTCATCCACAACCTTGTCTAGAATAGCTGGACTTTTAATGATTACATTATAGGTATTAATTAATTGAAGGTTAGTTTGAACTTCACTAGGACTATAGATTGATTGCTCACTCTTTGCTTGGTTAATAAGAATTTGTGTCGAAGTCTGGTAGATTGGGGTTAGGAAAAAGTAACTAACGACTCCGCTTACTAAACCAGCTGTCATCGTAATCAGTATAATCATAACGAGTCGTTTCTTTAACGTCTCTAGTAATTCTTTTAAACTAATTGTTTCTTCCATTAGAGATCCTCCTGTTTAATATCTGCAATCAAAGCAAATAGTATTATACCATTTTCACCTGTCGAAATTTGTCACTTTGTGGTGAGTGGTGGATATTTATTTAACCTTTGTCATTTTAACATGATTTTTGTAGAATAAAAGTAGTTATAACTTGGAAATAAATTTACAAATGAAAAATTGTAGTAATTTGTAAATCACCTAAACAATAATATCATATCTTTTGTAAAAATTTGTAGTTTTTTAGAAGATGGAAGTAATTTCTATATAAGACTTTTTTCACAATTGATAGAAAATATCACGTTTCCAACTAGTCCTATCGTCACGCGCACTCGAATACATTTCACTAATAATTTGTAAAAATTGTAGTTTTTTTGAAATAGAGTCCATTTCTTTTATATATTTTTGCTATACTAATAGAAGAATTGCATTTGGGGGTAAATTCATGAAGTATTTTCTTACTGCCCTTTGGGCCTTTATATGTATCGGTGTTCTAGCCTATAGTCATCTCAGTTGGAATAAGCAAACATCCGTTCAGGCAGTTATATCTGAACCTGAAACGAAAGACAAGCAAGAGTCTATTGAAGGAACCATTGATCATAAATATATCGAACTGGCTGGGAACTGGCCAAAATCTGCTATTGATAAACTTACACTTTCTTTAAAAGAAGGTAATCCATATAAAATTCTCTTTGTTGGGTCAACCACAAGTGAATGGGAGAACGTTGTTTCAACTAGTATTACTGATAGTTTCGGTAGCGAACGAGTCACTAATGAGCTTCTTACCTACGATTTAACTTCAGAAGAGTTTGTTGCTGAGAATAAGCAGCTAGAGATAGCTGCAAAAGGCGCCCAGCTTATTGTCATTGAACCGTTCCTATTGAACGACAATGGAGTAGTTACCATAGATGTTACTTTAGCAAACTTAACAAAGATAATCGAAGATATTAAGGCTGACAATCCAGGTACTACCTTCCTATTGCAACCTTCATACCCAATATATCTTCCTAAGTATTATTCCACACAGATAGAAGAATTAAAGGCATATGCAAAGGAAAATAATATAACCTATCTTGATCATTGGACAGCATGGCCATCAACAGACAACCTTGAAATAAAGGAATATTTAGATGAACAGCAAAGTGGTCCGAGTGAGAAGGGCTATCAGGTTTGGGCACAGTATCTTGTTGAATATTTTGTAAACAAATAAGGCAAACTAGCGATACGCTAGTTTGCCTTTCTTCTATATTATTGAACCTTCATTTTCATTAGGTCGATTTTCAAATCTTCTATTAATTTTGCAACTGTAACACCCTGATCACTTAAACCTCGATCATAAGCTTTCTTAACAATGTAAAAGAATTCGTCTGGCGAAAACTCTTCTTTACTCTTACTACCCATTCGGCAAATTTCTCCTTTCTTCTATTAATCTCTTGCCTATTCTACTAAACTTCTCAAATTTTGTAAATCAATTGTAAGCAATTGTAAAGTAGAAATATTTGTGTAATTTTATTAATAGAATTAAGAACTTTTTCTGCTGGTAATAACATTCTTCTATCTTTCTACCTAGATTTTTGGTATTCTATTTTTTAGATGTTAAAAAAAATGTCATTTTTTCGGAGGTAATCTCAATTGAGATCTAATAATAAAAAAGGTAAGAAGTGGTTGAAGGTCACCGGAATTATTCTTCTTGTGTTATTGATTGCTGGTGGCGCCTATGGATTCACAGTATACAATTCCTTTAAAAATGCTGTAGATACGATGCATGAGCCAATCGAACGCAAACAATCTGAAAAACGTCCCGAGCCTGTAGAATTGGTTGAAAAGGATCCATTCTCTGTTTTAATGCTTGGTGTTGATTCACAAAGTGACAAAGGACGCACAGATACGATTATTGTCCTTACCGTTAACCCAAATACAAACTCTGCTAAAATGCTTAGTATCCCACGTGATACACGTACTGAAATAATTGGTAAAGGATATGACGATAAAATCAACCATGCCCATGCCTTTGGCGGTGTTGAAATGGCGATGGATACGGTTGAAAACTTCCTTGATATCCCTATTGATTATTATATGAAGGTGAATATGGAAGGGTTTAAGGATATCGTCAACGCTGTTGGTGGTGTTACCGTCACAAACAGTCTCGATTTTACTGAAGCTGGTAACCATTATCCTGTTGGTGAAATTACCTTAACTGGTGATGAAGCCTTACCTTACGTTAGAATGCGTAAACAAGACCCAAATGGAGACTTCGGTCGCAACACAAGACAACGTCAGGTCATACAGGCTGTTATTAAAGAAGGCGCTAGTATTTCAAGCTTAACGAACTTCTCTGATATCTTCCAAGCAATTGGTAAGAATGTCAAGACCAACTTAACCTTTGATCAAATGGTAGACATTCAAAAGAACTACAAAACGGTTGGAAGTAACATTCAACAAATGGAAATCAAAGGTGCAGGCACAAAAATTAATGGAATCTATTACCTACAAATTCCTCAAGATGAACAACTACGTGTTCAAAATGAGTTAAAAGCACAATTAGAGTTAAATAATGCAAATACAACTGCTCAAAACTGATTGGGACTTCCAATCAGTTTTTTATTTATCAGTAAAAGCTATTCATTTCTTCTGGTAATTTTTATAGTTGAGGATTTTTATCATCAAATTAGCCGATCTCTCGAAATGTCAGAATAGTGTTTATAATGTCTGTTGTTTGATATTTACATAGCATTTGTTGCAAACTATATACTATAAACTGAAAAGGGCGGGACTAGTATATGAAAAAGGTACGTAAAGCGATTATTCCGGCAGCAGGTTTAGGAACACGGTTCTTACCCGCTACTAAGGCAATGCCAAAGGAAATGCTACCCATTGTTGATAAACCAACGATCCAATATATTGTCGAGGAAGCTGTCGCTTCAGGGATTGAAGATATCATTATTGTTACAGGTAGATCTAAACGTGCAATAGAAGATCACTTCGACTTTGCTTTGGAATTGGAGCAGAATTTAATAGAAAAAGGGAAAACCGATTTACTAGATAAAGTTCAATATTCCTCTAACTTGGCGGACATTCACTATATCCGTCAAAAGGAACCAAAGGGGCTTGGACATGCTGTCTGGTGTGCTCGAAATTTCATCGGGGATGAGCCGTTTGCTGTGCTCTTAGGTGATGATATTGTCCAAAGTAACACACCTTGCTTGCGCCAATTAATTGATGAGTATGAAACGACCCATTCTTCCGTCATTGGTGTTCAACAGGTGCCTGATAACGAAACCCACCGCTATGGGATTATCGATCCACTGATTCAAACCGGACGACGCTACCAGGTGAATAACTTTGTCGAGAAACCAGCACCCGGAACCGCCCCATCCAACTTAGCGATTATAGGTCGTTATATCCTAACACCCGAAATCTTTATGTTTTTAGACAACCAAGAGACCGGGGCTGGCGGCGAAATTCAACTAACCGATGCCATTCAGAAGTTAAACAGCATTCAACGAGTTTTTGCTTTTGACTTTGAAGGCAAGCGCTATGATGTTGGTGAAAAGATTGGTTTTGTGAAAACCACTGTTGAGTTTGCCTTACAGGATGAAGAGCTGCGTGAAGATGTGCTAGCATTTTTACAAGAACTAGTTGGGAAGGATGCTGGTCTTAGATTAATGGAAAAGAAAAGCTGATACTTTATAGGTTTTCCCCATAGGAGTATCAGCTTTTTTTATTATTCACATTTGATTACCGTCTTTTTAAGGATAACCCTAGTTGGCAGCCGTATTAGTTTACCTTCTTGGTGGCAAATATACTTCTACGGGCATTTATAGGCTGATTAATTACCTTCTTTCATGGAAATCAAATACGGCGGGCACTAATAGAGCTTATTAGTTACCGCTAGAACCCGTCATTCACCAAATTGGTAACTAATCCTCCCCATTAGTTCCCGCTAATTACTGCTATTTCTCTGTGGCAGGCACTACTCCATAGAAAAGAGCCCCACTTTGAAAAAGCGGGGCTCCGTTCTTCATTCTATTACTTTAAAACTTCATTTAGAGACGTTGGGTTAACTCCTCCACCAACTTGATAAACTTGTTTAAAATGCTTTCCAGCCAAAACTTGTTGTTGTTCTGGAAACAGTCCTACAGTTGTTGATATCAAAAGAACAGGTGAGCCAAGTTTGGCTGCTAATGGTCCTGCTGTTAGGGCATCAACTAGGTTCTCGGTTTCTGATTTAGTTACCAGAATGGAAGATAATTCTGCATCAGAATAGAACTTGCTGATGACCTTTGCATTCGTTTCATGACGAGTTAAGCCGCTTAGGCGGTTGTTGCGAATATCCGCAGATGTTACCTCGTCAACTTGATTGAGAATCGAAGGTGCGACAATCTCTTCGCCACCGATAACATAAGCATTCGGTAACTTTTCATTTTTCAACCATGTTAAGGTCGCATCAGGTATAGTCGTTTTCTCTACTAGAATAATTGGCTGCTTTGTCATACCCGCCTGTGCGGCAATGGATAAAGCATCTGGCTCTCCCCAGCCATAGGCCACATAAATTGTGTTGACATCCACCAATTTATTCAGTTCCTTCGCAATTAACAGCGAGGTATCTTTTCGGGTCGAGCCACCAATTCGAGTGACTGTATATCCTTTTGTTCTAAGTGTCTTTTCGACCTTAGAAGAAATAACGCCTTCCCCGCCAATTAAAACAATCTCTTTTGCATTTAGGCGAGTGATTTCATCCAATGTTGATTGTGGAATGGAATCGGTTGCTGTTAATAGAATTGGCGCATTTTTCGCTGTTGCTAACGGAGTGGATGTTAATCCGTCGACAATCGCAAAGCCATTTACTAACAGCACGCTCTCCGCAGTATTCCAGCCTGTTTGCGAAACCTTTACGGCTGTTTCATATCTGGTATCACCGATTAGTGGTACCAGAGTTGGTTTTTCTGTAGCCGTAGCTTTTACTGTTAAAGTGGTACCTTCACTCACATTTCCAGCTGCATCCGCTGCTGTAATCACTAAGTTCACACCACCCTTTTGAACAGGGATGGTCACGGTGAATTTCCCGTCCTCACCTGCTGTACCAATGCCAATTGCTGCTCCATTTACTTTTACTTCCACTTTGGAGACTGCTTCTGCCTGGCCTGTTACAGATGTGGCCTTATCGGTTACTTCATTTACTGTCGGCTTGGCTGGCGGGGTGACATCTTTTACCACTACTTTCACAGCCGCACTCACATTTCCAGCTTCATCTGTAGCGGTAACCTCTAATTCTGTTCCCGCTTTTTGAACCGGGATTGTGACAGTAAATGCTCCATCTGCTCCAGCTGTCGCACTGCCAAGCACCGTTCCATTACCTTTTACTTCTACATTAGAACCAGCTTCAGCTTTTCCTGTTACAGAAGTATCCTTGTCAGTTACTTCATTTACAGCTGGCTGGTCAGATGCCGTAGCGTCTTTTACTACCACTTTCGCTGCCACACTAATATTTCCAGCTTGGTCTGTAGCGGTAACCTCTAATTCTGTTCCCGCTTTTTGAACTGGGATTGTGACAGTAAACGCTCCATCTGCTCCAGCGGTCGCACTGCCAAGCACGTTTCCATTACCTTTTACTTCTACTTTAGAACCGGCTTCTGCTTTCCCTGTTACAGAAGTTTCCTTATCAGTTACTTCATTTACAGTTGGTTGTTCAGGTGCGGTTACGTCTTTTACTATCACTTTCACGGCCTCACTTACATTTCCGGCCTCGTCAGTAGCGGTAACCTCTATTTCCGTTCCTGCTTTTTGAACTGGGATGGTGACAGTAAATGCCCCATCTGCTCCAGCCGTCGCACTGCCAAGCAGTGTTCCATTCCCTTTTACTTCTATTTTAGAACCTGCTTCAGCTTTCCCTGTTACAGAAGTATCCTTGTCAGTTACTTCATTTACAGTTGGTTGTTCAGGTGCGGTTGCGTCTTTCACTACCACTTTCACCGCTGCACTTACATTCCCGGCATCGTCAGTAGCGGTAACCTCTATTTCTGTTCCTGCTTT
This Neobacillus sp. YX16 DNA region includes the following protein-coding sequences:
- a CDS encoding Wzz/FepE/Etk N-terminal domain-containing protein, with the protein product MEETISLKELLETLKKRLVMIILITMTAGLVSGVVSYFFLTPIYQTSTQILINQAKSEQSIYSPSEVQTNLQLINTYNVIIKSPAILDKVVDELKLDITATQLNEKITVGSEKDSQVVNISVQDESAKTAANIANKTAEVFQAEISKIMNVDNVSVLAKATVAEKQSPIKPQPLLNVAIAIVVGFMASVGLAFLLEYFDNTVKTEQDIEKILGLPVLGVIATMDNQKMEELKKRRTAKNRATGRGESVGV
- a CDS encoding LytR family transcriptional regulator — protein: MRSNNKKGKKWLKVTGIILLVLLIAGGAYGFTVYNSFKNAVDTMHEPIERKQSEKRPEPVELVEKDPFSVLMLGVDSQSDKGRTDTIIVLTVNPNTNSAKMLSIPRDTRTEIIGKGYDDKINHAHAFGGVEMAMDTVENFLDIPIDYYMKVNMEGFKDIVNAVGGVTVTNSLDFTEAGNHYPVGEITLTGDEALPYVRMRKQDPNGDFGRNTRQRQVIQAVIKEGASISSLTNFSDIFQAIGKNVKTNLTFDQMVDIQKNYKTVGSNIQQMEIKGAGTKINGIYYLQIPQDEQLRVQNELKAQLELNNANTTAQN
- the galU gene encoding UTP--glucose-1-phosphate uridylyltransferase GalU, which codes for MKKVRKAIIPAAGLGTRFLPATKAMPKEMLPIVDKPTIQYIVEEAVASGIEDIIIVTGRSKRAIEDHFDFALELEQNLIEKGKTDLLDKVQYSSNLADIHYIRQKEPKGLGHAVWCARNFIGDEPFAVLLGDDIVQSNTPCLRQLIDEYETTHSSVIGVQQVPDNETHRYGIIDPLIQTGRRYQVNNFVEKPAPGTAPSNLAIIGRYILTPEIFMFLDNQETGAGGEIQLTDAIQKLNSIQRVFAFDFEGKRYDVGEKIGFVKTTVEFALQDEELREDVLAFLQELVGKDAGLRLMEKKS